In Plantibacter sp. PA-3-X8, one DNA window encodes the following:
- the ruvB gene encoding Holliday junction branch migration DNA helicase RuvB, which translates to MTDAPEDLTNPAAESDAELAFEGALRPRSLSEFVGQSKARGQLQLLITAAGMQNRTPDHILLAGPPGLGKTTLAMIVAHETGKPLRLTSGPAIQHAGDLAAVLSSLTPGEVLFIDEIHRMARPAEEMLYLAMEDFRIDIMVGKGAGATSIPLELAPFTLVGATTRSGLLPNPLRDRFGFTAHLEFYDEPELQQVLHRTADMLGLDIDGRAVAEIAGRCRGTPRIANRLLRRVRDYALVHGGRADLETVQAALELYDVDALGLDRLDRSVMEGMLDRFAGGPVGLSTLAVSVGEEAETIESVVEPFLVRIGLITRTPRGRVATPAAWRHFGRTPSQHGSTLDGL; encoded by the coding sequence GTGACGGACGCTCCAGAAGACCTCACCAATCCAGCCGCCGAGTCCGATGCGGAACTGGCGTTCGAAGGGGCGCTCCGTCCGCGGTCGCTCTCCGAGTTCGTCGGACAGTCAAAGGCGCGCGGTCAGTTGCAACTCCTGATCACGGCCGCCGGGATGCAGAACCGCACCCCCGACCACATCCTGCTGGCCGGCCCACCTGGGCTCGGCAAGACGACCCTCGCGATGATCGTCGCGCACGAGACGGGGAAACCGCTCCGGCTCACGAGCGGTCCGGCCATCCAGCACGCCGGCGACCTCGCCGCCGTCCTGTCGTCGCTGACCCCGGGCGAGGTCCTCTTCATCGACGAGATCCACCGCATGGCCCGCCCTGCGGAGGAGATGTTGTACCTCGCCATGGAGGACTTCCGCATCGACATCATGGTGGGCAAGGGTGCCGGCGCGACGAGCATCCCCCTCGAGCTGGCGCCGTTCACCCTGGTCGGGGCGACCACCCGGTCCGGTCTGCTGCCGAACCCGCTCCGCGACCGCTTCGGGTTCACCGCCCACCTCGAGTTCTACGACGAGCCGGAACTGCAGCAGGTGCTGCACCGCACCGCCGACATGCTCGGGCTCGACATCGACGGTCGGGCCGTCGCCGAGATCGCCGGACGCTGTCGGGGTACGCCGCGCATCGCCAACCGACTCCTCCGCCGGGTCAGGGACTATGCACTCGTGCACGGTGGCCGCGCGGACCTCGAGACCGTCCAGGCCGCGCTTGAGCTCTACGACGTCGACGCCCTCGGTCTCGACCGACTCGACCGGTCGGTCATGGAGGGCATGCTCGACCGCTTCGCCGGAGGCCCGGTCGGGCTCAGCACGCTCGCGGTCTCGGTCGGCGAGGAAGCGGAGACGATCGAGTCCGTCGTCGAGCCGTTCCTCGTCCGGATCGGCCTCATCACGCGCACGCCACGGGGCCGCGTGGCGACCCCGGCCGCCTGGCGGCACTTCGGCAGAACACCTTCTCAGCATGGCTCGACCCTCGATGGCCTATAA
- the yajC gene encoding preprotein translocase subunit YajC, producing the protein MTLVLFGLAGVMIVFMMVSNNKRKKQAAETEQKLVPGAEVLTGFGVYGTLISMDRDSRKADVEIAPGVIVTIDPRYAGAVVAPMVAETAEEAPVVESIPDDASSLDLSKPEFGQRVEDTSKPQKSDD; encoded by the coding sequence ATGACCCTCGTCCTGTTCGGCCTCGCCGGCGTCATGATCGTGTTCATGATGGTGAGCAACAACAAGCGGAAGAAGCAAGCCGCGGAGACCGAGCAGAAGCTCGTCCCCGGCGCCGAGGTACTCACCGGCTTCGGTGTCTACGGCACCCTCATCTCGATGGACCGCGACTCCCGCAAGGCCGATGTCGAGATCGCCCCCGGCGTCATCGTCACCATCGACCCCCGCTACGCGGGTGCGGTCGTCGCACCGATGGTCGCCGAGACCGCCGAGGAGGCCCCCGTCGTCGAGTCGATCCCCGACGACGCCTCCTCACTCGACCTCTCCAAGCCCGAATTCGGCCAGCGCGTCGAGGACACCTCGAAGCCGCAGAAGAGCGACGACTAG
- the secD gene encoding protein translocase subunit SecD, with translation MAKSTPVKKAWRSLTWLGVILIGLFAINAAGVLWGNSSWAPKLALDLEGGTQIILAPKLESGQTVSNEQLNQAVAIIRQRVDASGVSEAEITTQGQNVVVSIPGTPDEATLNRIESSAKLEFRPVLTSQQLTPGQPSNTFIGEDGASTPYPTPDPGLESTPTASPTNASDLSQVTPALYAAFQAYDCAANADSLDATAAPAAEPLITCDVDGTFKYVLGPVEVSGEDLSDASAGIKTTSSGASTGEWAVYPVFNEKGTALFADVTGRLTSLQSPQNQFAIVLDGNVISAPQSLAVISDGKPEISGSFTEESAKTLADQLKFGALPISFVVQSQDTISATLGSTQLESGLIAGLIGLILVVIYTLFQYRLLGTVTIASLVAAAVLTYVVILLMSWRQGFRLSLAGIAGLIVAIGFTADSFIVYFERIKDELRDGRGLESAVEAGWKRAKRTIYAAKGVNLLSAVVLYVLAIGNVRGFALTLGVTTIIDVIVVLLFTHPMMQLLGQTKLFNSGKPFTGLDPSALGAIYRGRAEFRKPVSVPGAKAASSSREAAKRQTIAERKQAALVGGGSDTRADDLPTDGKDS, from the coding sequence TTGGCAAAGTCGACTCCGGTCAAGAAAGCGTGGCGTTCGCTCACCTGGCTTGGCGTAATCCTCATCGGTTTGTTCGCGATCAACGCGGCCGGGGTCCTCTGGGGGAACAGCTCATGGGCGCCCAAGCTGGCCCTCGACCTCGAGGGCGGCACCCAGATCATCCTCGCGCCGAAGCTGGAGTCCGGCCAGACGGTCTCCAACGAGCAGCTGAACCAGGCTGTGGCGATCATCCGCCAGCGCGTCGACGCGTCCGGTGTGTCGGAGGCGGAGATCACGACGCAGGGTCAGAACGTCGTCGTCTCGATCCCGGGAACCCCCGACGAAGCGACGCTGAACCGCATTGAGAGCTCCGCGAAGCTCGAGTTCCGACCGGTCCTCACCTCGCAGCAGCTGACTCCCGGCCAGCCGTCCAACACCTTCATCGGTGAGGACGGCGCCTCGACCCCGTATCCGACGCCGGATCCGGGCCTCGAGAGCACGCCGACCGCGTCGCCGACGAACGCGAGCGACCTGTCGCAGGTGACGCCCGCGCTGTACGCCGCCTTCCAGGCCTACGACTGCGCCGCGAACGCGGACTCGCTCGACGCCACCGCGGCGCCCGCTGCCGAGCCGCTCATCACGTGCGACGTCGACGGCACCTTCAAGTACGTCCTCGGCCCGGTCGAGGTGTCCGGAGAAGACCTGTCCGACGCGAGCGCCGGCATCAAGACGACGTCGTCGGGTGCCAGCACGGGCGAGTGGGCGGTGTACCCGGTCTTCAACGAGAAGGGCACCGCGCTCTTCGCCGACGTCACCGGCCGCCTGACCTCGCTGCAGAGCCCGCAGAACCAGTTCGCGATCGTGCTCGACGGCAACGTCATCTCCGCTCCGCAGTCGCTCGCCGTCATCTCGGACGGCAAGCCCGAGATCAGCGGCTCCTTCACGGAGGAATCCGCCAAGACCCTCGCCGACCAGCTCAAGTTCGGCGCCCTGCCGATCAGCTTCGTCGTGCAGAGCCAGGACACCATCTCGGCGACCCTCGGTTCGACGCAGCTGGAGAGCGGCCTCATCGCCGGTCTGATCGGGCTCATCCTGGTCGTCATCTACACGCTGTTCCAGTACCGGCTCCTCGGCACCGTGACCATCGCCTCGCTCGTCGCGGCAGCGGTGCTCACGTATGTGGTGATCCTGCTGATGTCCTGGCGTCAGGGCTTCCGGCTCTCCCTCGCCGGGATAGCAGGTCTCATCGTCGCGATCGGTTTCACCGCGGACTCGTTCATCGTGTACTTCGAACGCATCAAGGACGAACTCCGCGACGGCCGCGGTCTGGAGTCCGCCGTCGAAGCCGGCTGGAAGCGCGCGAAGCGCACCATCTACGCGGCGAAGGGTGTCAACCTCCTGTCCGCCGTTGTGCTGTACGTCCTCGCGATCGGCAACGTCCGCGGCTTCGCCCTCACCCTCGGCGTGACCACGATCATCGACGTCATCGTCGTCCTGCTGTTCACCCACCCGATGATGCAGCTCCTCGGCCAGACGAAGCTCTTCAACAGCGGCAAGCCGTTCACCGGTCTCGACCCGTCGGCGCTCGGCGCCATCTACCGCGGTCGTGCAGAGTTCCGGAAGCCCGTCTCGGTGCCCGGCGCCAAGGCCGCGTCCAGCAGCCGTGAGGCGGCCAAGCGCCAGACGATCGCCGAGCGCAAGCAGGCCGCCCTCGTCGGAGGCGGCTCCGACACCAGAGCAGACGATCTGCCGACCGATGGGAAGGACTCCTGA
- the ruvC gene encoding crossover junction endodeoxyribonuclease RuvC, whose amino-acid sequence MTLRVLGIDPGLTRCGVGVVDVLPGRQATMVEYGVIRTDAHVPLEQRLLMIAQGIAEAIERTSPTAMAVERVFAQHNVRTVMGTAQASGLALHAAAANGIPVGLHTPSEVKAAVTGYGRADKLQVQTMVARILGLDELPKPADAADALALAICHAWRPVVSTAAIPVGAPPQGSGALTPAQRAWAAAERGGAPREAAVRARAARSPRLEA is encoded by the coding sequence ATGACTCTGCGCGTCCTCGGCATCGATCCCGGCCTGACCCGATGCGGGGTGGGGGTCGTCGACGTCCTGCCGGGTCGGCAGGCCACGATGGTCGAGTACGGCGTCATCCGGACGGATGCGCACGTCCCACTCGAGCAGCGACTCCTCATGATCGCGCAGGGCATCGCCGAGGCGATCGAGCGCACCTCGCCGACCGCGATGGCCGTCGAGCGGGTGTTCGCGCAACACAACGTCCGGACGGTCATGGGCACCGCTCAGGCGAGTGGGCTCGCCCTGCACGCTGCGGCCGCGAACGGGATCCCCGTCGGCCTGCACACCCCGAGCGAGGTCAAGGCCGCGGTGACCGGCTACGGACGAGCAGACAAGCTCCAGGTGCAGACCATGGTCGCGCGGATCCTCGGTCTCGACGAACTCCCGAAGCCCGCTGACGCCGCAGATGCGCTCGCGCTCGCGATCTGCCACGCCTGGCGACCAGTCGTGTCGACTGCGGCGATACCCGTCGGCGCACCTCCGCAGGGGAGTGGAGCACTCACCCCGGCCCAGCGTGCGTGGGCGGCGGCGGAACGCGGCGGCGCTCCGCGCGAGGCGGCCGTCCGGGCCCGGGCAGCGCGGAGCCCTAGGCTGGAAGCATGA
- a CDS encoding bifunctional (p)ppGpp synthetase/guanosine-3',5'-bis(diphosphate) 3'-pyrophosphohydrolase produces MADTTTSSTASLRRLVPRIFSKAQPAGAVDTLMRTVRQHHPKADLALIERAYTVAERAHSGQKRQSGEPYITHPVAVSQILADLGIGPKTIVAALLHDTVEDTDYSLDQLHADFGDEVAMLVDGVTKLDKVKYGDSAQAETVRKMIVAMSKDIRVLIIKLADRLHNARTWGFVPAEKAAKKATETLEIYAPLAHRLGIQAIKWELEDLSFAVLYPKLYAEIESLVKQRTPQREEYVQHVIDAVNEDLKAQKIRGKVAGRPKQYYSIYQKMVVRGREFDDIYDLVGIRVLVNSLRDCYAVLGSIHARWTPVPGRFKDYIATPKFNLYQSLHTTVVGPGGKPVEIQIRTNEMHQRAEFGVAAHWKYKERMNSGKTASSAEPDSSMAWLAHISDWQAETADPGEFLDSLRFEIGAKEVYVFTPKGRVVGLPAGATPVDFAYAVHTEVGHRTMGARVNGRLVPLESSLNTGDVVEVFTSKNPDSGPSQDWLNFVKSPRARNKIRQWFTKERRDEAIEQGRDAIARAMRKQNLPLQKLMNQDSFAEVAAQLRYEDVTALYAAVGEGHVSTQSVLEKVVALLQKDADSEHAEYTVPVRGSRRERLQNSDSGVLVLGAPDILVKLAKCCTPVPGDEIVGFVTRGSGVSVHRSDCHNVQGLLQEPERMIDVEWAPSSKSVFLVQIQVEALDRAGLLSDVTRVLSEYHVNILSATVNTSSDRLAISRFVFEMGDTTHLDRVLNAVRRIDTVYDVYRVNGG; encoded by the coding sequence ATGGCGGACACCACGACATCCTCGACGGCCTCCCTGCGCCGTCTCGTCCCACGGATCTTCTCGAAGGCACAGCCGGCCGGCGCCGTCGACACCCTGATGCGGACGGTGCGGCAGCACCATCCCAAGGCCGACCTGGCGCTCATCGAACGTGCGTACACGGTCGCCGAGCGGGCCCACTCCGGGCAGAAGCGCCAGAGCGGCGAGCCGTACATCACGCACCCGGTCGCCGTCTCCCAGATCCTGGCCGACCTCGGCATCGGACCGAAGACGATCGTCGCCGCCCTCCTCCACGACACCGTCGAGGACACCGACTACTCGCTCGACCAACTCCACGCGGACTTCGGCGACGAGGTCGCCATGCTCGTCGACGGCGTCACGAAGCTCGACAAGGTCAAGTACGGCGACAGCGCACAGGCCGAGACGGTCCGGAAGATGATCGTCGCGATGTCGAAGGACATCCGCGTCCTCATCATCAAACTCGCCGACCGGCTGCACAACGCCCGGACCTGGGGATTCGTCCCGGCCGAGAAGGCGGCGAAGAAGGCCACGGAGACCCTCGAGATCTACGCACCGCTCGCGCACCGCCTCGGGATCCAGGCGATCAAGTGGGAGCTCGAAGATCTGTCCTTCGCCGTGTTGTACCCGAAGCTCTACGCCGAGATCGAATCGCTCGTCAAGCAGCGGACGCCGCAGCGCGAGGAGTACGTGCAGCACGTCATCGACGCGGTGAACGAGGATCTCAAGGCGCAGAAGATCCGTGGCAAGGTCGCCGGTCGTCCGAAGCAGTATTACTCGATCTACCAGAAGATGGTCGTCCGCGGCCGCGAGTTCGACGACATCTACGACCTTGTCGGCATCCGTGTCCTCGTCAACTCGCTCCGCGACTGCTACGCGGTCCTCGGGTCGATCCACGCGCGGTGGACCCCCGTCCCGGGGCGTTTCAAGGACTACATCGCCACGCCGAAGTTCAACCTGTACCAGTCGCTGCACACCACCGTCGTCGGACCGGGCGGGAAGCCCGTCGAGATCCAGATCCGTACGAACGAGATGCACCAGCGGGCCGAGTTCGGTGTCGCCGCGCACTGGAAGTACAAGGAGCGGATGAACAGCGGGAAGACCGCGTCCTCCGCCGAGCCCGACAGCTCGATGGCCTGGCTCGCCCACATCTCCGACTGGCAGGCGGAGACGGCGGACCCGGGGGAGTTCCTCGACTCGTTGCGGTTCGAGATCGGTGCGAAGGAGGTCTACGTCTTCACCCCGAAGGGGCGTGTCGTCGGCCTGCCCGCCGGCGCGACGCCGGTGGACTTCGCCTACGCCGTCCACACGGAGGTCGGCCACCGGACGATGGGCGCCCGGGTCAACGGGCGGCTCGTGCCGCTGGAGAGCTCGCTCAACACCGGCGACGTGGTGGAGGTCTTCACCTCCAAGAACCCCGATTCCGGTCCGAGCCAGGACTGGTTGAACTTCGTCAAGAGCCCTCGGGCGCGGAACAAGATCCGCCAGTGGTTCACGAAGGAGCGACGCGACGAGGCCATCGAGCAGGGCCGTGACGCGATCGCGCGGGCGATGCGCAAGCAGAACCTGCCGCTCCAGAAGCTCATGAACCAGGACTCGTTCGCCGAGGTCGCGGCGCAGCTGCGCTACGAGGACGTCACGGCGCTCTACGCGGCCGTCGGCGAGGGCCACGTCTCGACGCAGTCCGTGCTCGAGAAGGTGGTCGCGCTCCTGCAGAAGGACGCCGACAGCGAGCACGCCGAGTACACCGTCCCGGTGCGCGGGAGCCGCCGTGAGCGGCTGCAGAACAGCGACTCCGGGGTCCTCGTGCTCGGTGCTCCCGACATCCTGGTCAAGCTCGCGAAGTGCTGCACCCCGGTGCCGGGTGATGAGATCGTCGGGTTCGTCACGCGGGGCTCCGGCGTCTCCGTCCACCGTTCGGACTGCCACAACGTCCAGGGACTCCTGCAGGAACCCGAGCGCATGATCGATGTGGAGTGGGCGCCGTCGTCGAAGAGCGTGTTCCTCGTCCAGATCCAGGTCGAGGCACTCGATCGAGCTGGACTGTTGTCGGATGTGACGCGGGTGCTGTCCGAGTACCACGTCAACATCCTGTCGGCGACGGTGAACACCTCGAGCGACCGCCTGGCCATCAGCCGCTTCGTGTTCGAGATGGGCGACACCACCCACCTCGACCGGGTGCTGAACGCGGTCCGGCGGATCGACACCGTGTACGACGTCTACCGGGTCAACGGCGGCTGA
- the secF gene encoding protein translocase subunit SecF, with the protein MGAFARFGNELYTGKRSYDFVGKRKIWYTIAIVAVVLSVLIPVVKGGFNFGIEFRGGSQFQIADVKSTDQTLAEDAVASVVSGATTHVTVVGGNSVRVQTDQLKNDKVTQQVSAALAEAYGVEQSDITSSFIGPSWGQDVSKQAIVGLIVFLVLAAILMALYFRTWKMSAAALLSLMHDLIITAGVYAATGWEITPAAMIGFLTILGFSLYDTVVVFDKIRENTTLDADGAARTFGESVNLAVNQTLVRSINTGVVAALPVAAILFFGAFVLGADTLRDISLALLVGILVGTYSTIFVAAPLYANFRHNEPRIAKHDKRVLQARERAQTSDDAEGERTEADAPLAR; encoded by the coding sequence ATGGGTGCGTTCGCACGGTTCGGAAACGAGCTCTACACCGGGAAGCGCTCCTACGACTTCGTCGGCAAGCGCAAGATCTGGTACACGATCGCCATCGTCGCGGTCGTCCTCTCGGTGTTGATCCCGGTCGTCAAGGGCGGATTCAACTTCGGCATCGAGTTCCGCGGTGGTTCGCAGTTCCAGATCGCCGACGTCAAGAGCACCGATCAGACGCTGGCCGAAGACGCGGTCGCGTCCGTCGTCAGCGGCGCGACCACCCACGTGACCGTCGTGGGCGGCAACTCGGTCCGCGTGCAGACCGACCAGCTGAAGAACGACAAGGTCACCCAGCAGGTGTCGGCAGCCTTGGCCGAGGCCTACGGCGTCGAACAGTCCGACATCACGAGTTCGTTCATCGGCCCGTCATGGGGTCAGGACGTCTCCAAGCAGGCGATCGTCGGCCTCATCGTGTTCCTCGTGCTCGCGGCGATCCTCATGGCCCTGTACTTCCGCACCTGGAAGATGTCCGCGGCCGCGCTGCTCTCCCTCATGCACGACCTCATCATCACGGCCGGTGTCTACGCCGCGACGGGCTGGGAGATCACGCCGGCCGCCATGATCGGTTTCCTCACCATCCTCGGGTTCTCGCTGTACGACACCGTCGTGGTGTTCGACAAGATCCGTGAGAACACGACGCTCGACGCCGACGGCGCGGCCCGGACGTTCGGGGAGTCGGTCAACCTCGCGGTCAACCAGACCCTGGTGCGCTCGATCAACACCGGCGTGGTGGCGGCGCTCCCGGTCGCGGCGATCCTGTTCTTCGGTGCCTTCGTCCTCGGTGCCGACACGCTGCGCGACATCTCGCTCGCTCTGCTCGTCGGTATCCTCGTCGGCACGTACTCGACGATCTTCGTCGCCGCACCGCTCTACGCGAACTTCCGGCACAACGAGCCCCGCATCGCCAAGCACGACAAGCGCGTGCTGCAGGCGCGCGAGCGCGCTCAGACCTCGGATGACGCCGAGGGCGAACGCACGGAAGCAGACGCGCCGCTGGCGCGTTGA
- a CDS encoding YebC/PmpR family DNA-binding transcriptional regulator, with product MSGHSKWATTKHKKAVIDGRRAKSFAKLIKNIEVAAKMGGADLAGNPTLQDAIQKAKKTSVPNDNIDRAVKRGAGLTGEVVDYTTIMYEGYGPNGVALLVECLTDNKNRAAADVRTLMSRNGGTMADPGSVAYNFQRKGLIVVQAEGTTEDDVLGAVLDAGAEEVNTEGETFEVVTEPSDMVATRTALQEAGIDYDSADVAFVPNLKVEIDADTARKVFKLIDALEDNDDVQNIYSNFDLTPEVQAELEADDE from the coding sequence ATGTCCGGACACTCCAAGTGGGCGACGACCAAGCACAAGAAGGCGGTCATCGACGGCCGTCGCGCGAAGTCGTTCGCCAAGCTCATCAAGAACATCGAGGTCGCGGCCAAGATGGGCGGCGCAGACCTCGCGGGCAACCCGACGCTGCAGGACGCCATCCAGAAGGCGAAGAAGACCTCGGTCCCGAACGACAACATCGACCGCGCCGTCAAGCGCGGTGCCGGCCTCACCGGTGAGGTCGTCGACTACACCACGATCATGTACGAGGGCTACGGGCCGAACGGCGTCGCCCTGCTCGTCGAGTGCCTCACCGACAACAAGAACCGTGCAGCAGCCGATGTCCGGACGCTGATGTCCCGCAACGGCGGCACCATGGCCGACCCTGGCTCCGTCGCTTACAACTTCCAGCGCAAGGGCCTCATCGTCGTCCAGGCCGAGGGCACCACCGAGGACGACGTCCTCGGCGCCGTCCTCGACGCCGGCGCAGAAGAGGTGAACACCGAGGGTGAGACCTTCGAGGTCGTCACCGAGCCGAGCGACATGGTCGCGACCCGGACCGCCCTGCAAGAGGCCGGTATCGACTACGACTCCGCCGACGTCGCCTTCGTCCCGAACCTCAAGGTCGAGATCGACGCCGACACGGCGCGCAAGGTCTTCAAGCTCATCGACGCCCTCGAGGACAACGACGACGTCCAGAACATCTACAGCAACTTCGACCTCACCCCCGAGGTGCAGGCCGAGTTGGAGGCCGACGACGAGTAG
- the ruvA gene encoding Holliday junction branch migration protein RuvA — MISSLRGTVLSAVGNLVVIEVGGVGFAVQVTPAHALSLRVGTEALLSTTLIVREDSLSLFGFRSAEELSVFELLVSVTGVGPKSALGVLEALTPEQIAAAISADDDAPFRKVSGIGPKTAKLITVSLAGKLRVTRTTPEAPATTVNAAAIADQVVTALIGLGWPEKTATQAVVEASASASADDLSTVPSLIRLALGRLGPAHAGGRTS, encoded by the coding sequence ATGATCTCCTCCCTCCGCGGCACCGTCCTGAGCGCGGTCGGCAACCTCGTCGTGATCGAGGTGGGCGGCGTCGGATTCGCCGTCCAGGTCACGCCGGCCCATGCCCTCTCACTCCGGGTCGGCACCGAAGCACTCCTCTCGACGACACTGATCGTGCGGGAGGACTCGCTCTCCCTGTTCGGGTTCCGATCCGCCGAGGAGCTGTCCGTGTTCGAGCTCCTGGTGAGCGTCACCGGGGTCGGCCCGAAGTCGGCACTCGGCGTCCTGGAGGCGCTGACGCCGGAGCAGATCGCCGCCGCCATCTCCGCGGACGACGACGCCCCGTTCCGGAAGGTCTCCGGGATCGGGCCGAAGACGGCGAAGCTCATCACCGTTTCGCTCGCCGGAAAGCTCCGCGTCACCAGGACGACGCCTGAAGCTCCGGCGACCACCGTGAACGCGGCAGCGATCGCCGATCAGGTCGTGACGGCGCTCATCGGGCTCGGTTGGCCGGAGAAGACGGCGACGCAGGCGGTCGTCGAGGCCTCCGCCTCCGCGAGTGCGGACGACCTCTCGACCGTGCCGTCGCTCATCCGCCTGGCCCTCGGCAGACTCGGCCCGGCGCACGCCGGAGGCCGTACCTCGTGA